The Terriglobales bacterium genome includes the window TTCCTTCAGCAGCCCCGCGGCCTTGCGGAACCACGGCCGCTCCCGGCGCTTCAGATAGCGCGGCAGCGTAGCCTTCTTCGTCAGGATGCGGTTGGCCCAATCGCGCGCCTCGCTGTCCTTCCCCTGCGTGTGCAGGAAGACAGCGTAATTGAACTGCGTCTCGGAAAGCGTGGAAAGCCGCGTGGCTCCCTCGAACGCGGCGGCGGCACGCTCCGCTTCCCCGCTCCGCGCCAGCGCCAGCGCGTACAGGCCGGCTGCGCGCCCGTAGTCGTAGTCGCTGTCGAACTTCAGCACCTGCTCGAGGTCGCGGGCCGCGGAGCCGAACTCGCCGGTGTCGAGCTCCGCGAGGGCCCGCCCATAGAACGGATGCGGCGTCACCGTCCGCGCCGTGATGGCCTTGTCGTAAGCCTCGCGCGCCTCGCGCGTGCGGCCCTCTTCGCGCAGCAGGTCGGCGAGCTCCTCGTAGTTCCCCGGCGCGGGATTGTCGAGGATGATGGTCTGCAATTCCTTGATGCGCTTGCGCCGCGGGAAGCCCTTGAAGGTAGGCGCCAGCAGGGCGAGGTCGGGCAGGCCTTCGGCGATCAGGTACGCGGCCGCGCCGATCCAGCCGCCGATGAGGATGATCCACAGCCAGAAGGTATCCGGCCGCCGC containing:
- a CDS encoding tetratricopeptide repeat protein, which codes for MRGVPHMFGFFYGYGIFLQIFAVIHWLRRRPDTFWLWIILIGGWIGAAAYLIAEGLPDLALLAPTFKGFPRRKRIKELQTIILDNPAPGNYEELADLLREEGRTREAREAYDKAITARTVTPHPFYGRALAELDTGEFGSAARDLEQVLKFDSDYDYGRAAGLYALALARSGEAERAAAAFEGATRLSTLSETQFNYAVFLHTQGKDSEARDWANRILTKKATLPRYLKRRERPWFRKAAGLLKE